One genomic window of Candidatus Saccharimonadales bacterium includes the following:
- the rpsD gene encoding 30S ribosomal protein S4: protein MARDTSPIVKQSRREGYALHPKAHKIMAKKSGIPGQHAHGRQGKASLYSTQLREKQKVRRTYGLLEKQFARLMNEASRRKEGLAGENLLQLLELRLDNAVYRAGFATSRRAARQLVGHGHFMLNDRRVDIPSIRVKAGDVIVVRPKSTKSGYFSQLDDVVKDSVQSPLSWLKTDAKKMKIEITGLPKREEAEADINEQLIVEYYSR from the coding sequence ATGGCACGAGATACTTCTCCTATTGTGAAGCAAAGCCGCCGCGAAGGTTACGCGCTTCACCCTAAAGCACACAAAATCATGGCTAAAAAATCTGGTATTCCAGGTCAGCATGCACATGGCCGCCAAGGTAAAGCTAGTCTTTACTCTACGCAGCTACGTGAAAAGCAAAAAGTTCGTCGTACGTACGGTCTGCTTGAAAAGCAGTTCGCACGCCTCATGAACGAAGCAAGTCGCCGTAAGGAAGGTCTAGCAGGTGAAAACCTACTTCAACTTCTTGAACTTCGTCTTGATAACGCAGTGTACCGCGCTGGTTTTGCAACTAGCCGCCGTGCCGCACGTCAACTCGTTGGCCACGGACACTTTATGCTAAACGACCGCCGTGTCGACATTCCGTCAATCCGCGTTAAAGCTGGTGACGTAATCGTTGTCCGACCAAAAAGCACCAAATCTGGATACTTCTCACAACTTGATGACGTCGTTAAGGATTCAGTCCAAAGTCCTCTTAGCTGGTTAAAAACCGATGCGAAGAAGATGAAGATTGAAATCACAGGACTTCCAAAGCGTGAAGAAGCCGAAGCAGACATTAATGAGCAGTTAATTGTTGAGTACTACTCACGGTAA
- the rpsI gene encoding 30S ribosomal protein S9 encodes MAEGKYFYGLGRRKAATARARLYAGKGTVTINEKPAADYLSGNKTLLAEITDPLALVNKQKDFDITVKVKGGGLAGQVDAIKLAIAKALTVGHADLRSTLKKAEFLRRDPREKERKKYGLRSARKREQYSKR; translated from the coding sequence ATGGCTGAAGGAAAATACTTCTACGGTCTTGGTCGTCGTAAAGCCGCTACTGCCCGCGCACGTCTGTACGCAGGCAAAGGAACGGTGACTATTAACGAAAAACCAGCTGCCGACTACCTTTCAGGTAACAAAACCCTTCTTGCTGAAATCACAGATCCTTTGGCTCTCGTGAACAAGCAAAAAGACTTTGACATCACTGTTAAAGTTAAGGGCGGCGGACTTGCTGGTCAAGTTGACGCGATCAAATTAGCTATTGCAAAAGCATTGACTGTTGGTCACGCAGACTTACGTTCAACGCTTAAAAAGGCTGAGTTCCTACGCCGCGATCCACGCGAAAAAGAACGCAAGAAATATGGTCTTCGTTCAGCTCGTAAACGCGAACAATACTCAAAACGTTAA
- the rplQ gene encoding 50S ribosomal protein L17 → MHRHGYKGRKFSRERDQRRALLKGLATSLVEHGKIETTLPKAKELVRYIEKLITKAKKGDLHNRRQVIAALSTQAAAFKLVDEIAPQLTGRNSGHVRVTRTRIRVGDGTQMATIEFVDELKAAPKEEVKA, encoded by the coding sequence ATGCATCGACATGGTTACAAAGGGCGCAAGTTTAGTCGCGAACGCGACCAGCGCCGCGCACTCTTAAAAGGTCTAGCGACCAGTCTTGTCGAACACGGCAAAATTGAAACAACGCTACCAAAGGCCAAAGAGCTAGTGCGTTACATAGAAAAATTAATTACCAAGGCTAAAAAAGGTGATCTACATAACCGCCGCCAAGTGATTGCTGCATTGTCTACCCAGGCAGCTGCATTCAAACTAGTGGACGAAATTGCACCTCAGCTTACTGGCCGCAATAGTGGTCACGTCCGAGTTACCCGCACACGCATTCGTGTAGGTGACGGTACTCAGATGGCAACAATTGAATTTGTTGATGAGCTAAAAGCCGCTCCTAAAGAGGAGGTGAAAGCATAA
- a CDS encoding polymer-forming cytoskeletal protein, producing MKKIIAVIIATLSAGLLLTAGVSATSSNVNYKGGDNVTLERSKVVNGAYYTSGDTVTIAGTVKGDLYCAGKTVFVTGTIEGDVFCAAQTIKIAGNVDGDVRVAGQTVTIDGITSRNVTVFGEVVDVAKTAIIGRDLNGASNSVTVDGKVGRDVTIGGNTVSILGIIGRDVGVASENLTINEEASVAGWVRYTSQNEASIAEGSVKGEVKYTKKEDDAAAADSNAATISSFIYMLLAFAILSLGIVLIAPQQVHAVGITGIKRLGMSILLGIFALLAVPILLVLLALTFIGMPLALLLGLVWILLLVLSGPMFAYYLGRLLLRKHTDNAIWTMLVGAAMVVVLFIIPIVNVIVGLTSLILGMGMVSLYVMSRLQKPHYTVK from the coding sequence ATGAAAAAAATTATCGCGGTTATCATAGCTACGCTGTCCGCAGGTCTACTCCTAACGGCGGGCGTATCAGCGACGAGCTCAAACGTTAACTACAAAGGTGGTGATAATGTCACTCTAGAACGATCAAAAGTCGTTAACGGGGCTTACTACACGTCAGGCGACACCGTGACGATCGCAGGTACTGTAAAAGGTGATCTGTATTGTGCCGGAAAGACCGTTTTTGTCACCGGAACGATTGAAGGCGATGTATTTTGTGCCGCGCAAACTATAAAAATTGCCGGAAATGTCGATGGCGACGTACGCGTGGCGGGCCAAACGGTCACAATCGACGGAATAACCTCTCGCAACGTAACTGTTTTTGGTGAAGTTGTAGACGTCGCTAAGACCGCTATAATTGGACGCGACCTTAATGGTGCGAGCAACAGCGTCACTGTTGACGGTAAAGTAGGTCGCGATGTCACCATCGGTGGAAATACTGTTTCTATCCTAGGTATCATAGGGCGCGACGTTGGTGTCGCTAGCGAAAACCTTACTATTAATGAAGAGGCATCTGTTGCAGGTTGGGTTCGCTACACAAGCCAAAACGAAGCTTCGATTGCAGAGGGCAGTGTAAAGGGTGAAGTAAAATACACCAAAAAAGAAGATGACGCTGCTGCAGCCGATTCAAACGCCGCAACTATTTCCTCGTTTATCTATATGCTTCTTGCATTTGCCATACTATCTCTAGGAATAGTACTTATTGCCCCGCAACAAGTACATGCGGTCGGTATTACGGGTATTAAGCGCCTAGGCATGTCTATCCTCCTTGGTATTTTTGCTCTGCTCGCTGTGCCTATTCTGTTAGTCCTCCTTGCGCTGACATTCATTGGTATGCCCCTCGCTCTACTACTAGGGTTAGTATGGATCTTGCTTCTTGTGCTAAGCGGCCCGATGTTTGCCTACTATTTAGGGCGACTCTTACTGCGAAAACACACGGATAACGCTATCTGGACCATGCTCGTAGGCGCTGCAATGGTCGTCGTCTTATTCATTATTCCAATTGTTAATGTTATCGTTGGGCTAACATCACTAATCCTAGGTATGGGTATGGTCAGTCTATACGTTATGTCTCGTCTACAAAAGCCACATTATACGGTAAAATAG
- the rpsK gene encoding 30S ribosomal protein S11, with protein MAEVKTTTRKKQRRVVSSGQLHIQATFNNTIVTFTDKKGNKLTASSAGACGFRGSKKGTAYAAQIAAEKAAEAVKTLHGLNTVDVFVKGVGLGRDAAVRAMANFEITVDSIKDVTGVPHGGVRPRKARRA; from the coding sequence ATGGCAGAAGTTAAAACGACAACACGAAAAAAACAGCGCCGAGTAGTCTCCTCGGGTCAGTTGCATATCCAAGCAACGTTCAATAACACTATTGTGACGTTCACAGACAAAAAAGGTAATAAATTGACCGCAAGTAGCGCAGGCGCATGTGGTTTTCGTGGTAGCAAAAAAGGCACAGCATACGCTGCGCAAATCGCTGCCGAAAAAGCCGCAGAAGCTGTTAAGACACTTCACGGACTTAACACTGTTGACGTTTTCGTCAAAGGCGTTGGTCTAGGTCGTGATGCAGCCGTTCGCGCAATGGCAAACTTCGAAATTACCGTTGATAGTATTAAAGACGTGACTGGCGTACCACATGGTGGTGTTCGTCCACGTAAGGCACGAAGGGCTTAA
- a CDS encoding DNA-directed RNA polymerase subunit alpha → MSKVIHNPALANIDEHSASSATFSIEPLHAGYGNTLGNSLRRVLLSSIEGAAIVAFRLEGATHEFTTIPGVKEDVVDIMLNLKSIRLKVHTDQPVELRLEKKGAGVVTAGDIKTTADVEVINPEQVIATIDDPKKSVLIDLVVEAGRGYRTIEDASESRLHSDMIALDAVFSPVLRVRYKVDNTRVGQETNLDKLLLTVETDGSLSPREAFEEAAAILVNQYTALAGSTTVEAAPALGQDDEDEVSELNTSIEELNLTARTANALINNDIRTVHDLVTLSEQDLRELKGFGSKALDEVKDKLAELEL, encoded by the coding sequence ATGTCAAAAGTAATTCACAACCCAGCTTTGGCCAACATCGACGAACACAGCGCGTCAAGCGCAACCTTTTCGATTGAACCTTTGCACGCCGGCTACGGCAATACTCTCGGTAATAGCTTACGCCGTGTGCTTCTTTCAAGTATCGAAGGTGCAGCAATTGTTGCTTTCCGTCTAGAAGGTGCGACTCACGAATTTACAACTATTCCAGGTGTAAAAGAAGACGTTGTCGACATCATGTTAAACCTTAAAAGCATTCGCCTAAAGGTTCATACTGATCAGCCCGTTGAACTTCGTCTTGAGAAAAAAGGTGCAGGTGTCGTTACCGCTGGTGACATCAAGACAACTGCCGACGTAGAAGTAATTAACCCTGAACAGGTTATTGCAACTATTGATGACCCTAAAAAATCAGTGCTTATCGACCTTGTTGTCGAAGCTGGTCGCGGGTATCGTACTATCGAAGATGCAAGCGAATCACGTCTTCACAGCGATATGATCGCTCTAGACGCTGTATTCAGCCCAGTTCTACGTGTTCGCTACAAAGTTGACAACACTCGTGTTGGTCAAGAAACTAACCTTGATAAACTTCTTCTTACGGTTGAAACTGACGGTTCTTTGAGCCCACGTGAAGCTTTCGAAGAAGCTGCAGCTATTCTCGTTAACCAATACACGGCACTTGCTGGTTCAACTACCGTTGAAGCTGCTCCTGCTCTTGGTCAAGACGACGAAGATGAAGTTAGCGAACTAAACACATCAATCGAAGAACTTAACCTAACTGCTCGTACGGCGAATGCGTTGATCAACAACGACATCCGTACGGTTCACGATCTTGTTACGCTTAGCGAACAAGATCTACGCGAACTAAAGGGCTTTGGTTCAAAAGCACTTGATGAGGTTAAGGATAAACTAGCGGAGCTTGAACTCTAA
- the rpsM gene encoding 30S ribosomal protein S13, with product MARIAGVVIPSEKQVQIALTYIYGIGPKFASTILAAAKVEPTTRVKDLTEAEEQRLREIIDADYTVEGDLQRLVTNNIKRLKDVNAYRGLRHKAGLPVNGQRTRTNARTRKGKAVAVGGTQKKAASKT from the coding sequence ATGGCTCGAATTGCTGGGGTAGTAATCCCATCAGAAAAGCAAGTTCAGATCGCATTGACGTATATTTACGGCATCGGTCCAAAATTTGCATCGACCATCCTTGCGGCGGCAAAAGTTGAGCCGACCACTCGGGTGAAAGATCTCACCGAGGCTGAAGAACAACGTCTACGCGAAATAATCGATGCAGATTATACCGTAGAAGGCGACCTACAGCGCTTGGTAACTAATAACATTAAGCGTTTAAAGGACGTCAATGCGTATCGTGGTTTACGACACAAAGCAGGACTCCCCGTTAATGGACAGCGCACTCGAACGAATGCACGAACTCGTAAGGGTAAAGCTGTCGCAGTAGGCGGAACGCAAAAGAAGGCCGCGTCTAAGACGTAG
- the trpS gene encoding tryptophan--tRNA ligase has protein sequence MTKPTILTGLRANNDLTIGNYFGAILPMIDMAKKRSDEYQVNMFIPDLHSFTTPIDHSTLYDQILHNARLFTAAGLPLDNDSIYLYRQSHVPAHSELTWILDCFTGFGEMNRMTQFKDKSATVGSERTSVGLFNYPILMAADILLYNTKYVPVGDDQTQHLEFARDIAERINNRFGDVFAIPEAVKDQHEFFGKDQGLRIKDLVDPAKKMSKSDEIGKGVIFLGDDPEVAAKKVMSATTDDRAEIHFDRTNQPGISNLLEILTLLRGGDLQQTIGEFEGQTRYGDFKKIVADEVKEFLVNFQSNLTNVDDNAILAKLESSEAAMNVTANATLLRTQQAIGLRPRGN, from the coding sequence ATGACAAAGCCTACAATTCTAACTGGACTTCGTGCTAATAACGACCTAACTATTGGCAACTATTTCGGTGCTATTTTGCCAATGATTGACATGGCAAAAAAACGATCTGACGAATATCAGGTTAACATGTTTATTCCAGATCTTCATAGTTTTACGACACCGATTGATCACAGCACGCTTTATGATCAAATCCTTCATAACGCACGTCTATTTACTGCGGCAGGACTTCCGCTTGATAACGACAGTATTTATCTGTATCGCCAAAGTCATGTACCTGCACATAGCGAACTTACCTGGATTTTGGACTGTTTCACCGGTTTTGGTGAGATGAATCGTATGACACAGTTTAAAGATAAGTCAGCTACAGTCGGTAGCGAGCGTACGAGTGTTGGTTTATTCAATTACCCAATTCTTATGGCTGCGGATATTTTGCTCTACAACACCAAATACGTACCTGTCGGCGATGACCAAACACAACACCTCGAATTTGCGCGTGATATTGCCGAGCGTATCAATAACCGATTTGGCGATGTATTCGCCATTCCCGAAGCAGTCAAAGACCAGCACGAATTCTTCGGCAAAGACCAAGGGCTTCGTATTAAAGACCTCGTAGACCCAGCTAAAAAGATGAGTAAGTCTGACGAAATTGGCAAAGGCGTTATCTTTCTAGGTGACGATCCTGAAGTTGCAGCTAAAAAAGTTATGTCGGCTACAACGGATGACAGAGCTGAAATCCATTTTGACCGTACTAACCAACCGGGTATTAGTAATCTTCTTGAGATCCTTACGCTCCTACGCGGCGGTGATTTACAGCAAACTATCGGCGAGTTTGAAGGTCAAACTAGATATGGTGATTTTAAAAAGATCGTTGCCGATGAAGTAAAGGAATTTTTAGTTAACTTCCAGTCAAACCTGACAAACGTCGATGACAACGCTATTTTAGCTAAACTAGAATCATCAGAAGCGGCGATGAATGTTACGGCTAACGCAACGCTCCTTCGCACTCAACAAGCCATTGGGCTTCGACCGAGAGGAAACTAA
- the rpsE gene encoding 30S ribosomal protein S5, whose translation MAEQATTNARAPRGAAPGRRDNRRDQAPAEPKQFEELVINIDRVARVVKGGRRFRFKALVVVGDRKAKVGVGVAKGADVQTAIAKATDVAKKNMITVPIANDTIPHDVEVKFSGAQVLLMPAAPGTGTIAGGVVRSIIGVTGIRNLLSKSLGSTNKVNIAYATIEALKTLVPKDQWLNAPTKKPTAKKAATEEEAK comes from the coding sequence ATGGCTGAACAAGCTACTACTAACGCTCGCGCTCCTCGTGGAGCAGCACCAGGCCGCCGCGACAACCGTCGTGACCAAGCTCCTGCAGAGCCAAAGCAATTTGAAGAACTAGTTATCAACATCGACCGTGTTGCACGTGTCGTAAAGGGTGGACGACGTTTCCGCTTCAAGGCTCTTGTGGTCGTTGGTGATCGCAAAGCTAAAGTTGGTGTTGGTGTTGCCAAGGGTGCTGACGTTCAGACAGCTATCGCTAAAGCAACTGATGTCGCTAAAAAGAACATGATTACCGTTCCAATAGCTAACGACACCATCCCACACGACGTTGAAGTTAAGTTTTCAGGCGCGCAAGTGCTTCTTATGCCTGCTGCTCCTGGTACCGGTACTATCGCTGGTGGTGTTGTCCGTTCAATCATCGGGGTTACCGGTATCCGTAACCTTCTTTCTAAATCCCTAGGATCTACGAACAAGGTGAACATTGCCTACGCAACCATCGAAGCTTTGAAGACACTCGTTCCAAAAGACCAGTGGCTAAACGCTCCTACCAAAAAACCTACTGCTAAAAAAGCAGCTACGGAAGAGGAGGCTAAGTAA
- a CDS encoding RluA family pseudouridine synthase — translation MVKVSSGDILAILRRYKLADEDNVPRHIEQVRFSNPNPKNTLISFRFNKQQFYVLFDDAAEDDTDYVLEQIRTDKQDANGEVLQNPNDHITTYALPFKGKEVYLFVAKSLKQRLDSILPERFPDISRSTWQKHVKAGHVSVNGEVVLSPKQDVLETDSIVISIPEATDYSADELPIIYLDDNVIVVNKPIGVLTHAKGALNDEFTVADFFRRYTTVGLDTNRPGIIHRLDRDTSGIIIGARNPETATLLQKQFADRKTKKTYLAVVDGILKNPEAKIDLPIARNPSAPSTFRVDAKGKAAVTSYTVLATTDTKSLVELRPVTGRTHQLRVHMSYLGAPVHGDRVYGKAADRLYLHAAKLEVTIPPSNRQTFIAPVPKEFTAEFPKTIYS, via the coding sequence ATGGTCAAAGTATCAAGCGGTGATATTCTAGCTATTTTAAGGCGCTATAAATTAGCCGATGAAGATAACGTACCTCGCCATATAGAACAGGTCAGGTTTTCAAATCCTAATCCTAAAAACACGCTTATTTCGTTTCGCTTTAATAAACAACAATTTTATGTATTGTTTGATGACGCAGCTGAAGACGACACTGACTATGTTCTCGAGCAAATCCGCACCGATAAACAAGATGCTAATGGCGAAGTTCTTCAAAATCCAAATGATCACATTACGACATACGCCTTACCATTTAAGGGCAAGGAAGTGTATCTATTTGTCGCAAAATCACTCAAACAGCGATTAGACAGTATCCTACCTGAACGCTTTCCAGATATTTCCCGTAGTACATGGCAAAAACATGTCAAAGCTGGCCATGTAAGCGTAAATGGGGAAGTAGTACTATCGCCAAAGCAAGATGTACTCGAAACAGACTCGATTGTCATTTCCATTCCGGAAGCAACAGACTACAGTGCAGATGAACTTCCGATCATCTATCTAGATGATAACGTCATTGTCGTCAATAAACCCATCGGTGTCTTAACCCACGCCAAAGGTGCGTTAAACGACGAATTTACCGTTGCTGACTTCTTTAGACGATATACGACCGTAGGACTCGATACGAACCGTCCAGGTATTATACACCGCCTGGACCGCGACACAAGCGGCATTATTATCGGTGCCCGCAACCCGGAAACAGCAACGTTACTACAAAAACAATTTGCTGATCGAAAAACGAAAAAAACATACCTTGCCGTTGTCGATGGAATACTTAAAAATCCCGAAGCTAAAATTGACCTGCCGATTGCACGTAATCCATCAGCCCCAAGTACGTTTAGGGTTGATGCGAAAGGTAAAGCAGCCGTCACGAGCTACACTGTGCTTGCTACGACCGATACAAAAAGCCTTGTAGAACTTCGTCCGGTGACAGGCCGTACTCACCAGCTACGCGTTCACATGAGCTACCTAGGAGCACCGGTTCATGGTGACCGGGTATATGGTAAAGCCGCAGACCGCCTTTATCTTCACGCCGCTAAGCTTGAGGTTACTATACCACCAAGCAACCGACAAACGTTTATCGCACCAGTGCCGAAAGAATTCACAGCGGAGTTTCCAAAAACAATCTATTCATGA
- the rpmJ gene encoding 50S ribosomal protein L36 — MKVRASVKKISPDDQLVRRKGRLRVINKKKPKNKQRQG, encoded by the coding sequence ATGAAAGTTCGTGCGAGTGTCAAAAAAATCAGTCCCGATGATCAACTAGTTCGCCGTAAAGGCCGACTACGCGTCATCAACAAGAAAAAACCTAAGAATAAGCAAAGGCAGGGTTAA
- the secY gene encoding preprotein translocase subunit SecY has protein sequence MNWKTIFRSFKNKDMQKRLLIVIGIIVAYRLLAHIPVPLAEPTQLKEVINSVIGGSDFGGFLNLLSGGALAQFSIVLVGMSPFITASIITQLLTKAIPKLEELHKDGESGRRKINQWTRMLSVPLAIVQSIAFIYILRQTVLAGNSTGLSDPTPIEWIVAVTAMTAGSILLMWLGELITEQGIGNGISLVIFAGIISQLPSTLATITSSLFDTSKGALSVFGWFDIPVNPLAFWVVLAVALVSLLVLYILVKINEAQRVITVNYAKRVQGNSSYGGVKSILPVKLIAAGVIPVIFAVAFLSLPAFLGQVLKATGNPAYLEIANNLIAWFQAPQPGAFTGDTLSAIIYPASYFVLVILFTYFYTGIVFNANEISENLQKQGGFVEGVRPGIQTEKYLSRTVNRLILFGSIALGLIAVMPFGAEYIFAQFGINAANLAIGGTGLLIVVSVGLETLRQINSRALMVTYDDYQ, from the coding sequence ATGAACTGGAAAACGATCTTCCGATCATTCAAGAACAAAGATATGCAGAAACGTCTGCTTATCGTTATAGGTATCATTGTCGCATATCGTCTGCTTGCACACATTCCGGTGCCACTCGCTGAACCAACGCAGCTAAAAGAAGTTATTAACAGCGTTATTGGCGGAAGTGATTTTGGTGGATTCCTAAACCTCCTCTCGGGTGGAGCGCTTGCGCAATTCTCGATCGTCCTTGTTGGAATGAGCCCGTTCATTACGGCATCAATTATCACGCAACTTCTTACCAAAGCAATTCCAAAGCTTGAAGAACTTCACAAAGATGGTGAATCAGGCCGCCGCAAGATTAACCAGTGGACGCGTATGCTTAGCGTACCGCTTGCTATCGTGCAGTCTATCGCGTTTATTTACATCCTTCGCCAAACCGTCCTTGCCGGTAACAGTACGGGTCTATCTGACCCGACGCCAATTGAATGGATCGTCGCCGTAACCGCTATGACCGCTGGATCGATCCTCCTTATGTGGCTGGGTGAGCTTATCACTGAACAGGGCATCGGAAACGGTATTAGCCTTGTGATTTTCGCTGGTATTATTAGCCAGCTACCATCAACCCTCGCAACGATTACAAGCTCCCTATTCGATACGTCAAAAGGCGCGCTGAGTGTCTTTGGCTGGTTCGACATTCCCGTTAATCCGCTGGCGTTCTGGGTAGTACTCGCCGTGGCGCTGGTATCGTTACTAGTGTTATATATACTCGTAAAGATTAACGAGGCCCAACGAGTCATTACCGTCAACTACGCCAAGCGTGTGCAAGGTAACAGTAGTTATGGTGGCGTCAAAAGCATCCTGCCGGTTAAGCTGATTGCTGCCGGTGTGATCCCCGTGATCTTTGCCGTAGCATTCTTGTCACTTCCAGCATTCCTGGGACAAGTGCTTAAAGCCACGGGTAATCCCGCCTACCTTGAAATTGCTAATAACCTTATCGCATGGTTCCAAGCTCCGCAGCCAGGTGCATTTACGGGCGACACGCTCAGCGCTATCATTTACCCGGCTAGCTACTTTGTCCTTGTTATCCTATTTACGTACTTCTATACGGGAATTGTCTTTAACGCAAATGAAATATCTGAAAACCTGCAAAAGCAAGGTGGATTCGTCGAAGGCGTCCGTCCTGGTATCCAAACCGAAAAGTACCTTTCGCGAACAGTTAACCGTTTAATTCTGTTCGGATCAATCGCGCTTGGACTTATCGCTGTCATGCCATTTGGTGCCGAGTATATTTTTGCCCAATTTGGTATTAATGCAGCCAATCTTGCCATCGGTGGTACCGGACTGCTCATCGTGGTCTCTGTAGGGCTCGAGACGCTTCGTCAGATCAACTCACGTGCTCTTATGGTCACGTACGACGACTACCAGTAG
- the rplR gene encoding 50S ribosomal protein L18, with protein MSNLAKKLLNKSLRKNRVRSKVSGSAERPRLTVTISNKHINAQIIDDVKQHTLVASTTVGTKMTGSMAEKAAQVGADIAKKAKKAKINAVVFDRNGRQYAGRLNALADAARKEGLEF; from the coding sequence ATGAGTAATCTAGCAAAAAAACTACTCAACAAATCGTTACGTAAAAACCGCGTACGTAGTAAAGTATCTGGTTCTGCCGAGCGTCCACGCCTTACGGTAACAATCAGCAACAAGCACATCAACGCTCAGATCATTGACGACGTAAAACAGCACACGCTAGTTGCTAGCACCACTGTTGGTACGAAAATGACCGGTTCTATGGCTGAAAAAGCTGCCCAAGTTGGTGCAGATATTGCAAAGAAAGCAAAGAAAGCAAAGATTAACGCAGTTGTATTTGACCGCAACGGACGCCAGTACGCTGGCCGTCTAAACGCACTTGCAGATGCTGCTCGTAAAGAAGGATTGGAGTTCTAA
- the rplM gene encoding 50S ribosomal protein L13, with product MAVVNAKTYSQKPSEVNRRWILIDASEAPLGRTATQIAKYLIGKYKPNYTPHIDGGDYVVVINAKDTVVTGDKETGKIYYRHSGFPGGIKDATLAEVREKYPERIIEAAVKGMLPKNKLSPERMKRLKIFAGSDHAHTAQTPEKVEVK from the coding sequence ATGGCTGTTGTAAACGCAAAAACGTATTCACAAAAGCCAAGCGAAGTTAACCGCCGTTGGATTCTTATCGACGCGTCAGAAGCTCCACTTGGTCGTACAGCGACACAGATTGCTAAATACCTTATCGGTAAATACAAACCAAACTACACACCTCACATTGATGGCGGCGACTACGTTGTTGTTATCAACGCTAAGGACACAGTTGTAACTGGTGACAAAGAAACTGGTAAGATCTACTACCGTCACTCTGGTTTTCCAGGTGGTATCAAGGATGCAACTCTTGCTGAAGTACGTGAAAAGTACCCAGAACGAATCATCGAAGCTGCGGTTAAGGGAATGCTTCCTAAAAACAAGCTTTCACCTGAGCGCATGAAACGTCTGAAAATCTTTGCAGGTAGCGACCACGCTCACACTGCTCAGACTCCAGAGAAAGTTGAGGTTAAATAA
- the infA gene encoding translation initiation factor IF-1 has protein sequence MASLKEVIKMQGKVVEALPNTQFMVELENGHRVLCHISGKMRKHYIRLVPNDRVEVEMTPYDLTKGRITFRLRD, from the coding sequence ATGGCTAGTTTAAAGGAAGTAATTAAGATGCAGGGAAAGGTGGTGGAAGCACTGCCTAATACTCAATTCATGGTAGAACTTGAAAACGGTCATAGGGTTCTGTGTCATATATCGGGTAAAATGCGCAAGCACTATATTCGTCTGGTACCGAACGACAGAGTAGAAGTTGAGATGACCCCTTACGATCTTACTAAGGGTAGAATCACCTTCCGCTTGCGAGATTAA
- the rplO gene encoding 50S ribosomal protein L15, giving the protein MKYNELQVSASKTKKRVGRGIAAGQGKTAGRGTKGQGSRTGKKLGVMFQGGQRALVQAVPKARGFKSLRTPAQVVYLDHLNAFKGKTADNFTLFEAGYIATPFQTVKVIARGELTEKVTLKVQGASKSVREAITKAGGTFTKTATPLKKSTAEAEKADKK; this is encoded by the coding sequence ATGAAATACAACGAACTCCAGGTTAGCGCAAGCAAAACCAAAAAACGTGTCGGTCGTGGTATCGCTGCTGGTCAAGGTAAAACTGCCGGTCGTGGTACAAAAGGTCAGGGATCTCGTACTGGTAAGAAACTAGGTGTCATGTTCCAGGGTGGTCAGCGTGCACTTGTGCAAGCCGTACCAAAAGCCCGTGGATTCAAGAGCCTTCGAACTCCAGCACAGGTTGTCTACCTAGATCACCTTAACGCTTTCAAAGGCAAAACGGCTGATAACTTTACACTATTTGAAGCGGGTTACATTGCTACACCGTTCCAAACAGTAAAAGTAATCGCACGTGGCGAGTTAACTGAAAAAGTAACCCTAAAGGTCCAAGGCGCAAGTAAAAGTGTCCGAGAAGCTATTACAAAAGCCGGCGGAACTTTTACAAAAACTGCAACTCCACTCAAAAAGAGCACGGCAGAAGCAGAAAAAGCAGACAAAAAATAA